A window of Pantoea agglomerans contains these coding sequences:
- a CDS encoding MFS transporter, whose translation MRSRKIGFGHYLAYGSGDFLGAGTTALTAAWLLYFYTTFCGLTPIEATFIFAAARVLDAVVSPLMGFLTDNFGSTWLGKRFGRRKFFILLGIPCVFSYSLMWIGDMSFWWYLATYLLFDIVYTMILVPYETLVPEMTDDFKQKTRFSGARIALAQLSAILAAFLPGILIGALGKDNPLSFFYASLVFSIICALVLTLVWFFTWERDPGDFSAESRRAEEEKRQLSLMQSLKRLYVELASTLRIRIFRQHLGMYLGGYIAQDVFNAVFTWYVVFVLMQSAQVASNLMGTMALLQFIAVMGMIPLCIRMGPAPAYRLVVTLFGIAALSYAGLWYAGMSDSFSLLLLISALAGLGRGGINYVPWNIYTYIADVDEVITGQRREGIFAGIMTLTRKASQAGAVMLVGIVLQLSGFVSGQATQAPGVSHTILGILSLGTLCVLVCGFLVSLRFKLNLQTHTVLREETLKIREADRVLPERITPEARDIVETLAGMPYENLWGNNNIGFLNRHKPAAPPLTAARPLASPLTTTLKR comes from the coding sequence ATGCGCTCACGTAAAATTGGTTTTGGCCACTATCTGGCTTACGGCTCCGGGGATTTTCTCGGCGCAGGCACCACGGCGCTTACCGCTGCCTGGCTGCTCTATTTTTATACGACCTTCTGCGGTCTGACGCCTATTGAAGCGACCTTTATCTTCGCCGCCGCGCGCGTGCTGGACGCGGTAGTCAGCCCGCTGATGGGCTTTCTCACCGATAACTTCGGCTCGACCTGGCTGGGCAAGCGCTTCGGCCGCCGCAAATTCTTTATTCTGCTCGGCATTCCCTGTGTCTTTAGCTATAGCCTGATGTGGATCGGCGATATGAGCTTCTGGTGGTATCTCGCCACCTACCTGCTGTTCGATATTGTCTACACCATGATTCTGGTGCCCTATGAAACCCTGGTGCCGGAAATGACCGACGATTTCAAACAGAAAACCCGCTTCTCCGGCGCGCGTATCGCGCTGGCGCAGCTGTCGGCGATCCTCGCCGCCTTCCTGCCGGGCATCTTGATCGGCGCGCTGGGCAAAGATAATCCGCTCTCGTTTTTCTATGCCAGCCTGGTGTTTTCCATTATCTGCGCGCTGGTGCTGACGCTGGTCTGGTTCTTTACCTGGGAGCGCGATCCCGGCGACTTCTCCGCAGAGTCGCGCCGCGCCGAAGAGGAGAAGCGGCAGCTCTCTCTGATGCAGAGCCTGAAGCGTCTCTATGTTGAGCTCGCCTCGACGCTGCGCATCCGCATTTTCCGTCAGCATCTTGGCATGTATCTGGGCGGCTATATTGCACAGGATGTCTTTAACGCCGTCTTTACCTGGTATGTGGTGTTCGTGCTGATGCAGAGCGCGCAGGTCGCCTCAAACCTGATGGGCACCATGGCGCTGCTGCAGTTTATCGCCGTGATGGGCATGATCCCGCTCTGCATCCGTATGGGGCCAGCGCCCGCCTACCGCCTGGTGGTCACGCTGTTCGGCATCGCCGCCCTCTCCTACGCCGGCCTCTGGTATGCGGGCATGAGCGACAGCTTTTCACTGCTGCTGCTGATTTCGGCGCTGGCGGGTCTGGGACGCGGCGGCATCAACTATGTACCCTGGAATATCTACACCTACATCGCTGACGTGGATGAGGTGATTACCGGCCAGCGCCGCGAGGGGATTTTTGCTGGCATTATGACCCTGACCCGCAAAGCCTCCCAGGCGGGCGCGGTGATGCTGGTCGGCATCGTGCTGCAGCTCTCCGGCTTCGTCTCGGGTCAGGCGACCCAGGCGCCAGGCGTCAGCCATACCATTCTCGGCATCCTCAGCCTCGGCACCCTGTGCGTGCTGGTCTGCGGCTTCCTGGTTTCGCTGCGCTTTAAGCTCAATCTGCAGACCCACACCGTGCTGCGCGAAGAGACGCTGAAGATACGCGAGGCTGACCGCGTCCTGCCGGAGCGCATCACGCCTGAAGCGCGCGATATCGTCGAGACCCTGGCCGGGATGCCCTATGAGAATCTGTGGGGCAACAACAACATCGGCTTCCTTAACCGTCATAAACCGGCCGCGCCGCCGCTAACCGCCGCGCGTCCGCTCGCTTCTCCCCTGACTACCACCTTGAAACGATAG
- a CDS encoding glycoside hydrolase family 105 protein: protein MTVFPVKQSALLCQPEFLLPRRELLQLIHKLTQNLVNITDETGEFLLRLDDGRVIDTKGWAGWEWTHGIGLYGMLHYYQQTGDRQTLSIIDDWFAARLAEGTPTKNVNTVAPFLTLAWRYEETGNPAWRPVLERWAEWVMYEMPRTEQGGLQHIVYNNENHQQLWDDTLMMSVMALAKIGQLLNRQEFIEEASYQFLLHTQYLMDRQTGLWFHGWSFEGRHNFASARWARGNSWLTIAIPDFLEMMNWPEQHATRRFLLQVLESQVKALRACQHPSGLWHTLLDDPDSYLEASATAGFAYGIIKAVRKRYLSADYLPTGLNALRGVIANIDEEGELKQVSFGTAMGSDLDYYRNVPLTSMPYGQAMALLCLTEYLRVYL from the coding sequence ATGACTGTATTTCCTGTGAAACAGAGTGCGCTTTTGTGCCAACCCGAATTTCTGCTGCCGCGCCGGGAGCTGCTGCAACTGATTCACAAGCTGACGCAAAACCTGGTGAATATTACCGACGAGACGGGAGAGTTTTTGCTGCGCCTCGACGACGGACGCGTGATTGATACCAAAGGCTGGGCGGGCTGGGAGTGGACCCACGGCATCGGTCTCTACGGTATGCTGCACTATTATCAGCAAACCGGCGATCGGCAGACGCTAAGCATTATTGACGACTGGTTCGCCGCGCGCCTTGCGGAAGGCACCCCAACCAAAAACGTAAATACCGTGGCGCCCTTCCTGACGCTCGCCTGGCGCTACGAAGAGACGGGCAACCCCGCCTGGCGGCCGGTGCTGGAGCGCTGGGCGGAGTGGGTAATGTATGAGATGCCGCGCACCGAGCAGGGTGGCCTGCAGCATATCGTCTACAACAATGAAAACCACCAGCAGCTCTGGGACGATACGCTGATGATGAGCGTTATGGCGCTGGCAAAAATCGGCCAGCTGCTCAATCGTCAAGAGTTTATCGAGGAGGCGAGCTATCAGTTCCTGCTGCATACGCAATATCTGATGGATCGCCAGACCGGCCTCTGGTTTCACGGCTGGAGCTTCGAGGGGCGCCATAATTTCGCCAGTGCGCGCTGGGCGCGCGGCAACAGCTGGCTCACTATCGCGATCCCCGACTTCCTGGAGATGATGAACTGGCCGGAACAGCATGCGACGCGGCGCTTCCTGCTGCAGGTGCTGGAGAGCCAGGTGAAAGCGCTGCGCGCCTGCCAGCATCCGAGCGGCCTGTGGCACACGCTGCTGGACGATCCCGACAGCTATCTGGAGGCGTCGGCGACCGCGGGCTTCGCCTACGGCATTATCAAGGCGGTGCGCAAGCGCTACCTTAGCGCGGACTATCTGCCCACCGGGCTGAACGCGCTGCGCGGCGTAATCGCCAACATCGACGAAGAGGGCGAGCTGAAGCAGGTTTCGTTCGGCACCGCGATGGGCAGCGATCTCGACTACTACCGCAACGTGCCGCTCACCTCGATGCCTTACGGTCAGGCGATGGCGCTGCTCTGCCTGACGGAGTACCTGCGCGTCTATCTCTGA
- the ptsG gene encoding PTS glucose transporter subunit IIBC: MFKNAFANLQKVGKSLMLPVSVLPIAGILLGVGSANFSWLPAVVSHVMAEAGGSVFANMPLIFAIGVALGFTNNDGVSALASVVAYGIMVKTMAVVAPLVLHLSAEEIAAHHLADTGVLGGIIAGAIAAYMFNRFYRIKLPEYLGFFAGKRFVPIISGLAAIVLGVLLSFIWPPIGSAIQEFSQWAAYQNPVVAFGIYGVVERALVPFGLHHIWNVPFQMQIGEFTNAAGQVFHGDIPRYMAGDPTAGKLSGGFLFKMYGLPAAAIAIWHSAKPENRAKVGGIMISAALTAFLTGITEPIEFSFMFVAPILYVIHAILAGLAFPICILLGMRDGTSFSHGLIDFIVLSGNSSKIWLFPVVGIIYGLVYYTIFRVLIVKLNLKTPGREDVTTESSSATGSEMAGKLVSAFGGKENITNLDACITRLRVSVADVSKVDQNELKNLGARGVVVAGSGVQAIFGTKSDNLKTDMDDYIRSM; the protein is encoded by the coding sequence ATGTTCAAGAACGCATTTGCGAACCTGCAAAAGGTCGGTAAATCGCTCATGCTGCCGGTATCGGTTCTGCCGATCGCCGGCATTTTATTAGGTGTTGGTTCGGCAAACTTTAGCTGGCTACCGGCCGTCGTTTCCCACGTCATGGCGGAAGCGGGTGGGTCGGTGTTTGCTAATATGCCGCTTATCTTCGCTATCGGCGTGGCGCTCGGCTTTACCAACAACGACGGCGTCTCGGCGCTGGCGTCGGTGGTGGCCTACGGCATCATGGTGAAAACCATGGCGGTGGTCGCGCCGCTGGTGCTGCATCTCTCCGCTGAAGAGATTGCCGCGCACCATCTGGCGGATACCGGCGTGCTGGGCGGCATTATTGCCGGTGCGATAGCGGCCTATATGTTTAACCGCTTCTACCGTATCAAGCTGCCGGAATATCTGGGCTTCTTCGCCGGTAAGCGCTTTGTGCCGATTATCTCCGGCCTGGCGGCGATCGTGCTGGGCGTGCTGCTCTCCTTTATCTGGCCGCCAATTGGCTCGGCGATTCAGGAGTTTTCACAGTGGGCGGCCTACCAGAACCCGGTTGTTGCGTTCGGTATCTACGGCGTCGTTGAACGTGCGCTGGTGCCTTTCGGCCTGCACCATATCTGGAACGTACCTTTCCAGATGCAGATTGGTGAGTTCACCAATGCGGCGGGTCAGGTGTTCCACGGCGATATTCCGCGCTATATGGCGGGCGACCCGACCGCGGGCAAACTCTCTGGCGGCTTCCTGTTCAAAATGTACGGCCTGCCGGCGGCGGCAATCGCTATCTGGCATTCGGCGAAGCCTGAAAACCGCGCCAAAGTGGGCGGCATCATGATCTCCGCCGCGCTGACCGCGTTCCTGACCGGTATCACCGAGCCGATCGAATTCTCATTTATGTTCGTTGCGCCGATCCTCTATGTGATCCACGCAATCCTGGCCGGTCTGGCGTTCCCGATCTGTATCCTGCTCGGCATGCGTGACGGCACCAGCTTCTCGCACGGCCTGATCGACTTTATCGTGCTGAGCGGCAACAGCAGCAAAATCTGGCTGTTCCCGGTTGTAGGCATTATCTACGGTCTGGTTTACTACACCATTTTCCGCGTGCTGATCGTCAAGCTGAACCTGAAAACGCCTGGCCGTGAAGATGTCACCACCGAGTCCTCTTCAGCAACCGGCAGCGAGATGGCGGGCAAGCTGGTTTCCGCTTTCGGCGGCAAAGAGAACATCACGAACCTGGATGCCTGCATTACCCGTCTGCGCGTCAGCGTGGCGGACGTCAGCAAGGTTGACCAAAACGAGCTGAAAAACCTCGGCGCCCGTGGCGTAGTGGTGGCAGGCTCAGGGGTTCAGGCGATTTTCGGCACCAAGTCCGATAACCTGAAAACCGATATGGATGACTATATCCGCAGCATGTAA
- a CDS encoding metal-dependent hydrolase — protein sequence MFIVDSHCHLDGLDYEKHHRDLDDVLAKAAARDVKFMLAIATTLPGFHTLKALVGERENIALSVGVHPLNQEEPYDVEEFRRLAADPRVVALGETGLDYYYQQETMAQQQASFREHIRTGIALNKPIIVHTRDARDDTLAILREEQVERCGGVLHCFTEDQATAAKLLDMGFYISFSGIVTFRNAEQLREAARYVPLDRMLVETDSPYLAPVPYRGKENQPAYTRDVAEYLAVLKGVDIETLAATTTQNFSTLFKVPMSRLGG from the coding sequence ATGTTTATTGTTGATTCACACTGCCATCTTGATGGCCTGGACTATGAAAAGCACCATCGCGATCTCGACGATGTGCTTGCCAAAGCCGCCGCGCGCGACGTGAAATTTATGCTGGCCATCGCCACAACGCTGCCCGGTTTTCATACCCTGAAGGCGCTGGTGGGCGAGCGAGAAAATATCGCGCTCTCGGTCGGCGTACACCCGCTGAACCAGGAAGAGCCGTACGACGTCGAGGAGTTTCGTCGTCTGGCCGCCGATCCGCGCGTGGTGGCGCTGGGCGAAACCGGCCTTGACTACTATTATCAACAGGAAACCATGGCGCAGCAGCAGGCGTCGTTCCGCGAGCATATTCGCACCGGCATCGCGCTGAACAAGCCGATTATCGTCCATACCCGCGACGCGCGTGACGATACGCTGGCGATTCTGCGCGAAGAGCAGGTAGAGCGCTGCGGCGGTGTACTGCACTGCTTTACTGAAGATCAGGCGACGGCGGCGAAGCTGCTGGATATGGGCTTTTATATCTCTTTTTCCGGCATCGTCACCTTCCGCAATGCCGAACAGCTGCGCGAAGCGGCGCGCTATGTGCCGCTGGATCGCATGCTGGTGGAGACCGACTCGCCCTATCTGGCACCGGTGCCGTACCGCGGCAAAGAGAACCAGCCGGCCTATACGCGCGACGTAGCGGAGTATCTCGCGGTGCTGAAAGGGGTCGATATCGAGACGCTGGCCGCGACCACTACGCAAAACTTTTCGACGCTATTCAAGGTACCCATGAGCCGTCTCGGCGGTTAA
- the holB gene encoding DNA polymerase III subunit delta': protein MNWYPWLNQPYRYIIGQHQAGRAHHALLIQAIDGMGEEALVWGVSRWLMCQQKDGLKSCGQCHGCQLMQAQTHPDWYRLEAEKGKSTLGIDAVRQVTEKLYHFAQQGGAKVVWLPDAAQLSESAANALLKTLEEPPANSWFFLGCRESSRLLATLRSRCMALSLTPPDEAQSLQWLGKQQSHAPAALQTALRLSGGAPAAALRLLEPARWQARQSLCDGLPAALRQDILLLLPLLNAEDVAARISWLMALLVDAIKWQQGAARWLSNPDREDVVALLAETFSARALDESAREWMQCREELLHVAAVNRELLLTDRLLSWADKRKPGVVA, encoded by the coding sequence ATGAACTGGTATCCCTGGCTGAATCAGCCTTACCGCTACATCATCGGCCAGCATCAGGCGGGACGCGCGCATCACGCGCTGCTGATCCAGGCGATTGACGGCATGGGCGAGGAGGCGCTGGTATGGGGCGTCAGCCGCTGGCTGATGTGTCAGCAGAAGGATGGGCTAAAAAGCTGCGGCCAGTGCCACGGCTGCCAGCTGATGCAGGCGCAGACCCATCCCGACTGGTACCGGCTGGAGGCGGAAAAGGGCAAAAGCACCCTGGGTATCGACGCGGTGCGCCAGGTGACCGAAAAGCTCTACCATTTCGCCCAGCAGGGGGGCGCAAAAGTGGTCTGGCTGCCCGATGCCGCGCAGCTCAGCGAATCGGCGGCTAACGCGCTGTTGAAAACCCTGGAAGAGCCGCCCGCCAACAGCTGGTTCTTTTTAGGCTGTCGCGAGTCGTCCCGGCTGCTGGCCACGCTGCGCAGCCGCTGTATGGCGCTCTCGCTGACGCCGCCGGACGAGGCGCAGAGCCTGCAGTGGCTGGGCAAGCAGCAGTCGCACGCGCCCGCCGCGCTGCAAACCGCGCTGCGCCTTAGCGGCGGTGCCCCGGCGGCGGCGCTAAGGCTGCTGGAGCCAGCGCGCTGGCAGGCGCGCCAGAGCCTGTGTGACGGGCTGCCTGCCGCGCTGCGGCAGGATATTTTACTGCTGCTGCCGCTGCTTAATGCCGAGGATGTCGCCGCGCGTATCAGCTGGCTGATGGCGCTGCTGGTGGATGCCATTAAGTGGCAGCAGGGCGCCGCGCGCTGGCTGAGCAACCCCGACCGTGAGGATGTGGTCGCGCTGCTGGCAGAGACCTTTTCTGCTCGCGCGCTGGATGAGAGCGCACGCGAGTGGATGCAGTGCCGGGAAGAGCTGCTGCACGTGGCCGCCGTTAACCGCGAACTGCTGTTAACCGACCGACTTCTTAGCTGGGCGGATAAACGCAAGCCCGGCGTAGTCGCTTAA
- the tmk gene encoding dTMP kinase, producing the protein MKSKFIVIEGLEGAGKTTAREAVVAALRERGVQDIVFTREPGGTPLAEQLRVLVKQGIEGEQVTDKAELLMLYAARVQLVDTVIKPALARGAWVIGDRHDLSSQAYQGGGRGLDAALMRTLRDAVLGDFRPDLQLYLDVTPEIGLQRARARGALDRIEQESLRFFERTRARYLALAAEDKSILTVDATQPLESVTQAIKATLTRWLDQQA; encoded by the coding sequence ATGAAAAGTAAGTTTATCGTCATTGAAGGCCTGGAAGGCGCCGGAAAAACCACCGCGCGCGAGGCGGTCGTCGCCGCGCTGCGCGAACGGGGCGTTCAGGATATCGTCTTTACGCGCGAGCCGGGCGGCACGCCGCTGGCCGAGCAGTTGCGCGTACTGGTGAAGCAGGGGATCGAAGGCGAGCAGGTCACGGACAAAGCCGAGCTGCTGATGCTCTACGCCGCCCGCGTTCAGCTGGTGGATACCGTGATTAAGCCCGCGCTGGCGCGCGGCGCCTGGGTTATTGGCGACCGGCACGATCTCTCTTCGCAGGCCTATCAGGGCGGCGGACGGGGGCTGGACGCCGCCCTGATGCGCACCCTGCGCGATGCGGTGCTGGGGGATTTCCGTCCCGATCTTCAGCTCTATCTCGACGTCACGCCGGAAATCGGCCTGCAGCGCGCCCGCGCGCGCGGCGCGCTGGATCGCATCGAGCAGGAGTCGCTGCGCTTTTTCGAGCGCACGCGTGCGCGCTATCTGGCGCTGGCGGCTGAAGACAAGAGCATCCTGACGGTGGATGCGACGCAGCCGCTCGAGAGCGTCACCCAGGCGATCAAAGCGACCCTGACGCGCTGGCTGGATCAGCAGGCATGA
- the mltG gene encoding endolytic transglycosylase MltG, producing the protein MSRTKKIFVVIAAILALAAAFSYWQIQRFAATPLTIDQETIYTLPAGTGRVALEAQLESQHLIPQSVWFGPLLKLEPDLARFKAGTYRLQKGMTVRALLQLLASGKEAQFPLRLVEGQRLRDWLAELRAAPYIKHTLKDDQFATLAKTLNIDPLALEGSFYPDTYLYTANTSDIALLQRAHLRMTALVDQIWQKRMADLPYKNPLEMVTMASVIEKETAVSTERARVASVFINRLRTGMKLQTDPTVIYGMGDRYTGTLTRKDLETPTDYNTYTINGLPPGPIAVPSKASLEAAAHPEKTDYLYFVADGKGGHTFTTNLASHNQAVQAYRQTLKEKDEK; encoded by the coding sequence ATGAGTCGAACAAAAAAAATCTTCGTCGTTATCGCGGCGATTCTGGCCCTTGCGGCGGCGTTTAGCTACTGGCAAATCCAGCGCTTCGCCGCGACGCCGTTAACCATTGACCAGGAAACGATCTATACCTTGCCAGCGGGCACCGGGCGGGTGGCGCTGGAGGCGCAGCTGGAGAGCCAGCACCTGATCCCACAGAGTGTCTGGTTCGGCCCGCTGCTGAAGCTGGAGCCGGATCTGGCGCGCTTTAAAGCGGGCACCTATCGGCTACAGAAGGGGATGACGGTGCGCGCGCTGCTGCAGCTGCTCGCCAGCGGCAAAGAGGCGCAGTTCCCGCTGCGGCTGGTTGAGGGGCAGCGCCTGCGCGACTGGCTCGCCGAGCTGCGCGCCGCCCCCTATATCAAACACACGCTAAAGGATGATCAGTTCGCGACGCTGGCGAAAACGCTGAACATCGATCCGCTGGCGCTGGAAGGCAGCTTCTACCCGGACACTTATCTCTATACCGCCAACACCAGCGACATCGCGCTGCTGCAGCGCGCGCACCTCCGCATGACGGCGCTGGTGGACCAAATCTGGCAAAAGCGCATGGCGGATCTGCCCTATAAAAATCCGCTGGAGATGGTGACCATGGCGTCGGTCATTGAAAAAGAGACCGCCGTCAGCACCGAGCGCGCGCGCGTCGCGTCGGTATTTATCAATCGCCTGCGCACCGGTATGAAGCTGCAAACCGATCCGACAGTGATTTACGGCATGGGCGACAGGTACACCGGCACGCTAACCCGTAAAGACCTTGAGACGCCGACCGATTACAATACCTATACCATAAACGGCTTGCCGCCGGGCCCGATCGCCGTGCCGAGCAAAGCCTCGCTGGAAGCGGCCGCGCACCCGGAAAAAACGGATTACCTCTATTTTGTCGCCGACGGCAAGGGCGGCCATACCTTTACCACCAATCTTGCCAGTCATAACCAGGCAGTACAGGCTTACCGGCAAACGCTAAAGGAAAAAGATGAAAAGTAA
- the pabC gene encoding aminodeoxychorismate lyase, translating to MWINGAEQLSLPATDRATQFGDGCFTTAAVHNGRIQLLEAHLRRLREGCERLLIPDVDWGRLEAEMRAAAQPHAQAVVKVILSAGSGGRGYSRKGGSGATRIVSVAPWPHHYQTLHTQGVRLQSSPVRLAQSPLLAGIKHLNRLEQVMIRAHLERSDADEALVLDTAGYVVECCAANLFWRQGERVFTPDLTHAGVDGVMRRYLMAQMAAAGLHCQVVRCEASQLLAADEIVICNALMPVLPVRQLDDREYSERTLYRWFQERCNLMEAK from the coding sequence ATGTGGATAAACGGAGCGGAGCAGCTCAGCTTGCCCGCCACGGATCGCGCAACGCAATTTGGCGACGGCTGCTTTACCACGGCGGCGGTGCATAACGGCCGCATCCAGCTGCTGGAGGCGCACCTGCGCCGTCTGCGTGAGGGATGCGAACGCCTGCTGATACCCGACGTCGACTGGGGCAGGCTGGAAGCGGAGATGCGCGCAGCCGCACAGCCGCACGCGCAGGCGGTGGTAAAAGTTATCCTTAGCGCCGGCTCTGGCGGCCGCGGCTACAGCCGCAAAGGCGGCAGCGGCGCTACGCGCATCGTCTCGGTTGCGCCCTGGCCGCATCACTATCAGACGCTGCACACGCAGGGCGTCAGGCTGCAGAGCAGCCCGGTGCGGCTGGCGCAGAGCCCGCTGCTGGCGGGCATCAAACACCTGAATCGTCTGGAGCAGGTGATGATCCGTGCGCATCTCGAGCGGAGCGACGCCGACGAGGCGCTGGTGCTTGACACTGCTGGCTACGTGGTGGAATGCTGTGCGGCCAATTTATTCTGGCGGCAGGGCGAACGCGTTTTTACCCCTGATCTGACGCACGCTGGGGTCGACGGCGTGATGCGGCGTTATCTGATGGCGCAGATGGCCGCCGCCGGCCTGCATTGCCAGGTGGTGCGCTGCGAAGCGTCTCAGCTGCTGGCGGCCGACGAAATCGTGATCTGCAATGCCCTGATGCCGGTTTTGCCGGTGCGGCAGCTGGACGACAGAGAATACAGCGAACGCACGCTCTACCGCTGGTTTCAGGAGCGCTGCAATTTAATGGAAGCAAAATGA
- the fabF gene encoding beta-ketoacyl-ACP synthase II, with protein MSKRRVVVTGLGMLSPVGKTVESTWSALLAGQSGINLIDHFDTSAYATRFAGIVRDFNCDEIISRKDQRKMDDFIQYGIVAGVQAMQDSGLVVTEENAGRIGAAIGSGIGGLGLIEENHTSLVNGGPRKISPFFVPSTIVNMIAGHLTIMYGMKGPSISIATACTSGVHNIGHAARIIAYNDADVMLAGGAEKASTPLGVGGFGAARALSTRNDNPQAASRPWDKDRDGFVLGDGAGIIVLEEYEHAKKRGAKIYAEIVGFGMSSDAYHMTSPPENGAGAALAMENALRDAQLSAEQIGYVNAHGTSTPAGDKAEAQAVKTIFGAAAKTVMVSSTKSMTGHLLGAAGAVESIYSILALRDQAIPPTINLDNPDEGCDLDFVPHTARQVSGLEYTLCNSFGFGGTNGSLIFRKI; from the coding sequence GTGTCTAAGCGTCGTGTAGTTGTGACCGGTCTTGGCATGTTGTCTCCTGTCGGCAAAACCGTAGAGTCTACCTGGAGTGCTCTCCTTGCCGGTCAGAGCGGCATTAACCTGATCGACCATTTTGATACGAGTGCCTACGCAACCCGTTTTGCTGGCATCGTAAGAGATTTCAATTGTGATGAAATCATCTCGCGCAAAGATCAGCGCAAGATGGATGACTTCATCCAATACGGCATTGTTGCCGGCGTGCAGGCTATGCAGGATTCGGGTCTGGTTGTGACCGAAGAAAACGCTGGACGCATCGGTGCGGCAATTGGTTCCGGCATCGGCGGACTGGGTCTGATCGAAGAGAACCATACCTCGCTGGTCAATGGCGGCCCGCGTAAAATCAGCCCGTTCTTTGTACCTTCCACCATCGTAAACATGATCGCCGGCCATCTGACGATTATGTACGGTATGAAAGGTCCCAGCATCTCCATCGCTACCGCCTGTACGTCTGGCGTGCACAACATCGGTCATGCGGCGCGTATCATCGCCTATAACGATGCTGACGTGATGCTGGCGGGCGGCGCTGAGAAAGCCAGCACCCCGCTGGGCGTTGGTGGTTTCGGCGCGGCGCGTGCGCTCTCTACCCGCAACGACAACCCGCAGGCGGCAAGCCGTCCGTGGGATAAAGATCGTGACGGCTTCGTACTGGGCGACGGCGCGGGCATTATCGTGCTGGAAGAGTATGAGCACGCGAAAAAACGCGGCGCGAAAATCTATGCGGAAATCGTCGGTTTCGGCATGAGCAGCGATGCTTACCACATGACGTCACCGCCGGAAAACGGCGCTGGCGCCGCGCTGGCGATGGAAAACGCGCTGCGCGACGCGCAGCTGTCGGCAGAGCAGATCGGCTACGTCAACGCGCACGGCACCTCTACGCCGGCGGGTGACAAAGCGGAAGCGCAGGCGGTGAAAACCATTTTCGGCGCTGCAGCGAAAACGGTTATGGTCAGCTCGACCAAATCGATGACCGGCCACCTGCTGGGCGCGGCGGGCGCGGTAGAATCTATCTACTCGATTCTGGCGCTGCGCGACCAGGCGATCCCGCCGACCATCAACCTGGATAATCCGGATGAGGGCTGCGATCTTGACTTCGTGCCCCACACGGCGCGTCAGGTTAGCGGTCTGGAGTACACCCTGTGTAACTCCTTCGGCTTCGGCGGTACTAACGGCTCGCTGATTTTCCGTAAAATCTGA
- the acpP gene encoding acyl carrier protein produces the protein MSDIEQRVKKIIAEQLGVKEDEVTNSASFVEDLGADSLDTVELVMALEEEFDTEIPDEEAEKITTVQAAIDYINSHQG, from the coding sequence ATGAGCGATATCGAACAACGCGTTAAGAAAATCATTGCTGAGCAGCTGGGTGTGAAAGAGGACGAAGTAACAAACTCTGCATCTTTCGTTGAAGACCTGGGTGCTGATTCTCTTGACACCGTTGAGCTGGTAATGGCTCTGGAAGAAGAGTTTGATACTGAAATTCCAGACGAAGAAGCTGAGAAAATCACTACCGTTCAGGCAGCGATCGACTACATCAATAGCCACCAAGGCTAA
- the fabG gene encoding 3-oxoacyl-ACP reductase FabG → MSFEGKVALVTGASRGIGRAIAETLVARGAKVIGTATSESGADAISAYLGDNGKGLLLNVTDPASIDSVLEKVRAEFGEVDILVNNAGITRDNLLMRMKDDEWADILDTNLTSVFRLSKAVLRAMMKKRVGRIITIGSVVGTMGNAGQANYAAAKAGLIGFSKSLAREVASRGITVNVVAPGFIETDMTRALSEDQRSGILTQVPAGRLGDAQEIANAVAFLASDEAAYITGETLHVNGGMYMV, encoded by the coding sequence ATGAGCTTTGAAGGTAAAGTTGCGCTGGTAACAGGCGCGAGCCGCGGCATCGGCCGTGCGATCGCTGAAACGCTGGTCGCGCGCGGCGCTAAAGTTATCGGCACCGCGACAAGCGAAAGCGGTGCAGACGCCATCAGCGCTTACCTCGGCGATAACGGCAAAGGTCTGCTGCTGAATGTGACCGATCCCGCATCGATCGACAGCGTGCTGGAGAAGGTTCGCGCAGAATTTGGCGAAGTAGACATTTTGGTCAATAATGCAGGCATTACGCGTGACAATCTGTTAATGCGCATGAAAGATGACGAATGGGCGGATATTCTTGATACCAACCTGACGTCGGTCTTCCGTCTGTCGAAGGCGGTTTTGCGCGCCATGATGAAAAAACGTGTGGGTCGTATCATTACCATCGGTTCCGTTGTTGGCACCATGGGCAACGCGGGCCAGGCAAACTACGCAGCAGCCAAGGCGGGTTTGATTGGCTTTAGCAAATCACTGGCGCGCGAAGTTGCGTCACGTGGCATTACCGTAAACGTCGTGGCTCCGGGCTTTATTGAGACGGACATGACGCGTGCACTGAGCGAAGATCAACGTTCCGGCATTTTGACGCAGGTTCCTGCAGGTCGTTTAGGCGACGCGCAGGAAATCGCCAATGCTGTTGCATTCTTAGCCTCTGACGAAGCAGCCTACATCACGGGTGAGACGCTGCACGTCAATGGCGGCATGTACATGGTCTGA